In the Lates calcarifer isolate ASB-BC8 linkage group LG24, TLL_Latcal_v3, whole genome shotgun sequence genome, one interval contains:
- the LOC108883999 gene encoding TLC domain-containing protein 4-B, with the protein MAMDPFSQLILTISVTSFLTFQWLFHKVSPWMSMRISPGFLGLSDKQKVEWNSRTVSTFHALLVGIFCLYILLFDDAVNEDPVWGDPTLVKTNVAITTGYLISDLLLIFYYWKAIGDKFFVVHHLAALYAYYYVLGQGMLPYFANFRLLAEFSTPCVNQRWFFEVLGYPKSSRPNMANGVAMAVVFFMVRIAVMPLYYGRMYAVYGTEAFYLVPWGGRVAWICSSICLDIMNIMWMHKIARGCYKVLRSAHRSKASTPQENGKTD; encoded by the exons ATGGCCATGGACCCATTCAGCCAGCTTATCCTCACCATCTCGGTGACCAGCTTCCTCACCTTCCAGTGGCTCTTCCACAAAGTCAGCCCCTGGATGTCCATGCGCATCAGTCCCGGCTTCCTTGGCCTCAGTGACAAACAGAAGGTGGAATGGAACTCAAG gaCAGTGTCAACATTTCATGCACTGTTGGTGGGAATCTTCTGTCTTTACATCCTACTCTTTGATGATGCTGTCAACGAAGATCCAGTCTG GGGAGATCCTACACTGGTGAAGACTAATGTTGCCATCACAACAGGCTACCTCATATCTG ATCTGCTGCTAATATTTTACTATTGGAAGGCGATAGGTGACAAGTTTTTTGTAGTTCACCATCTGGCAGCGTTGTATGCTTACTACTATGTACTG GGCCAAGGAATGTTGCCTTATTTTGCTAACTTCCGTCTGCTCGCTGAGTTTTCTACACCATGTGTGAACCAGCG ctggtTCTTTGAGGTTCTAGGTTATCCCAAGTCCTCGCGGCCCAACATGGCAAATGGCGTTGCCATGGCAGTAGTCTTTTTCATGGTCCGCATTGCCGTCATGCCGCTCTACTATGGTCGTATGTATGCAGTCTATGGCACTGAGGCCTTCTACCTCGTGCCGTGGGGCGGCCGCGTAGCTTGGATCTGCTCCAGTATCTGTTTGGACATCATGAACATTATGTGGATGCATAAGATCGCCCGCGGCTGCTACAAGGTGTTGCGCTCGGCTCACCGGAGCAAAGCCAGCACACCTCAGGAGAATGGGAAAACGGATTAA